In the Acidobacteriota bacterium genome, one interval contains:
- a CDS encoding alpha/beta fold hydrolase has product MTAPTIHRLRHEGLLVLRWGRGGPDPVVALHGFTGHGLSFENLGRAVAHGGGSLWAPVLPGHDPLSPPLEGEGFVDAARRLGRILEAMLDEPCRLVGYSMGARVALVLALERPELVRALLLVGVHPGLEPAARERRRAEERRWQSRLRDQGLLAFLSWWESRPLFASQARLDPGVRGRQNRLRRRHRAAALAGALDTLGLGVMPACLGRIGTMNLPMHLAVGEDDRKFVDLGRQIARATDGRATLEVVPGAGHNLVLEHPELLLRWMESRP; this is encoded by the coding sequence ATGACCGCCCCGACGATCCATCGCCTCCGCCACGAGGGGCTGCTGGTCCTGCGCTGGGGCCGCGGCGGGCCGGATCCCGTCGTCGCCCTCCACGGCTTCACCGGCCACGGGCTGTCCTTCGAGAACCTCGGCCGGGCCGTCGCCCACGGTGGCGGAAGCCTGTGGGCGCCCGTCCTGCCCGGACACGACCCCCTCTCGCCGCCCCTGGAGGGTGAAGGCTTCGTGGATGCCGCACGGCGCCTGGGCCGGATCCTCGAGGCCATGCTCGACGAACCCTGCCGGCTGGTGGGCTACTCCATGGGGGCTCGCGTGGCCCTGGTGCTGGCCCTCGAGCGACCGGAACTGGTGCGGGCGTTGCTCCTGGTGGGAGTCCATCCGGGACTCGAGCCTGCGGCGCGGGAACGAAGGCGGGCGGAGGAGCGCCGCTGGCAGAGCCGTCTCCGGGATCAAGGTTTGCTGGCCTTTCTCTCCTGGTGGGAAAGCCGCCCCCTGTTCGCGTCCCAGGCGCGCCTCGACCCCGGGGTGCGAGGCCGGCAGAATCGGCTTCGCCGGCGCCACCGGGCGGCGGCGTTGGCCGGGGCCCTCGACACCCTCGGGCTCGGCGTGATGCCGGCCTGCCTCGGGCGCATCGGAACGATGAACTTGCCGATGCACCTGGCGGTCGGAGAAGATGACCGCAAGTTCGTCGACCTGGGCCGACAGATCGCCCGGGCGACGGACGGCCGGGCCACCCTGGAGGTGGTTCCGGGAGCCGGCCACAACCTTGTACTCGAACATCCGGAGCTGCTGCTCCGCTGGATGGAGAGCCGTCCATGA
- the menD gene encoding 2-succinyl-5-enolpyruvyl-6-hydroxy-3-cyclohexene-1-carboxylic-acid synthase, whose amino-acid sequence MSAAAQTTWVRQIADALARSGVETVAISPGSRSAPLALALTEHPRLRTEVIVDERVAAFFALGVARTTGKPAAALCTSGSAGAHYHPAVVEAGRAGLPLLLLTADRPPERHHRLAPQTIEQVAFYGAHCRGCFDLGPAEAAPALLGATARTVAQAVARARGAAGAPAGPVQLNLRLRKPLEPAPDAPPIVDVSLPRVHPPQPAPSATSLDTLAELCRVKRRGLIVAGPAHPWSAPDHALFTQFSRSTGMPLVAEAASQQRWARSSGHPSCASWEWLLRCGCLADQGPPDLLIHFGPPATPSGAGTLAEAFPEATLVVVHPTAEGDPADGAHLLLQADPARVLEGLIQRAGRGPGSHQRWGARIDRFDREVWRFFEQTLDADAAFGEAIAVRTVVRHLPDDALLALANSLPIREVDLFCPPSMAQAPVLHQRGAHGIDGLVAAAAGAGWAGGRPVVLLCGDLALLHDLGGLAAARRSRAPLAIVVLANGGGRLFDLLPASRHAGLAEHFDALFTAGQTLDLESLARGFGIPYRSCSDAPGLARSLQEAGARAGCTLIEAQVGDAAARTIAEVTGALRRRLDRLAP is encoded by the coding sequence ATGAGCGCGGCGGCCCAGACCACCTGGGTCCGGCAGATCGCCGACGCCCTGGCGCGATCCGGCGTGGAAACCGTCGCCATCAGTCCCGGCTCCCGCTCGGCCCCCCTGGCGCTGGCCCTCACCGAACACCCGCGCCTGCGCACCGAGGTGATCGTCGACGAGCGCGTCGCCGCCTTCTTCGCCCTCGGTGTCGCCCGGACCACGGGCAAGCCCGCCGCGGCCCTCTGCACTTCGGGCAGCGCCGGTGCGCACTACCACCCGGCGGTGGTGGAGGCCGGTCGCGCGGGCCTCCCCCTGCTGCTGCTCACCGCCGACCGCCCTCCCGAACGGCATCACCGTCTCGCCCCCCAAACCATCGAACAGGTGGCGTTCTACGGCGCCCACTGCCGGGGCTGTTTCGACCTGGGCCCCGCCGAAGCGGCTCCCGCCCTGCTGGGGGCCACCGCCCGCACGGTGGCCCAGGCCGTGGCGCGCGCCCGGGGCGCGGCGGGCGCGCCGGCAGGTCCGGTGCAGCTCAACCTGCGGCTGCGCAAGCCCCTCGAGCCCGCGCCCGACGCGCCGCCCATCGTCGACGTGTCGCTGCCCCGGGTCCACCCACCCCAACCCGCCCCGTCGGCGACGAGTCTCGACACCCTGGCCGAACTCTGCCGGGTCAAGCGCCGCGGACTGATCGTCGCCGGGCCGGCCCACCCCTGGTCGGCGCCGGATCACGCCCTCTTCACGCAGTTCTCCCGCTCCACGGGCATGCCCCTGGTGGCCGAGGCGGCCAGCCAGCAGCGATGGGCCCGTTCTTCCGGGCACCCCTCCTGTGCGAGCTGGGAATGGCTGTTGCGATGCGGGTGCCTGGCGGACCAAGGTCCCCCGGACCTGCTGATCCACTTCGGCCCCCCCGCGACCCCCAGCGGCGCGGGCACCCTGGCCGAAGCCTTTCCCGAAGCGACCCTCGTCGTGGTGCATCCCACCGCGGAAGGCGACCCGGCCGATGGCGCGCACCTTCTCCTACAGGCCGACCCCGCACGGGTCCTCGAAGGGTTGATCCAGCGGGCCGGCCGGGGGCCGGGGTCCCACCAGCGCTGGGGCGCACGCATCGACCGCTTCGACAGGGAGGTCTGGCGCTTTTTCGAGCAAACCCTCGACGCGGACGCCGCCTTCGGCGAGGCCATCGCGGTGCGGACCGTGGTGCGGCACCTGCCGGACGACGCTCTGCTGGCCCTGGCCAACAGCCTGCCGATACGGGAGGTGGATCTTTTCTGCCCCCCCTCCATGGCACAGGCACCGGTTCTGCACCAGCGGGGGGCCCATGGCATCGACGGCCTGGTGGCCGCCGCCGCCGGCGCCGGCTGGGCCGGCGGACGCCCGGTGGTCCTGCTCTGCGGCGACCTGGCCCTGCTCCATGACCTGGGAGGCCTGGCAGCGGCCCGCCGCTCACGCGCCCCGCTGGCGATCGTGGTGCTGGCCAACGGGGGCGGACGCCTCTTCGATCTTCTGCCCGCCTCCCGCCACGCGGGCCTGGCCGAGCACTTCGACGCCCTCTTCACCGCCGGGCAGACCCTGGATCTCGAGTCCCTGGCCCGGGGCTTCGGCATTCCCTACCGGTCCTGCAGCGACGCCCCCGGGCTGGCCCGCAGCCTGCAGGAGGCGGGGGCCCGGGCGGGCTGCACCCTGATCGAGGCGCAGGTGGGCGACGCCGCCGCCCGGACCATCGCGGAGGTCACCGGGGCCCTCCGCCGCCGGCTCGACCGCCTGGCGCCATGA
- a CDS encoding isochorismate synthase, translated as MNAGHPLPARDTSWAAPLAQALAAPPAGPAWWTVSAPAVAPAALGGAFPEHTGVVWAPPNGSGWVACDLLRALPRTEDDGGAWAVGVQRRLAEFTVTGAGPLAVAVLAFDPRHPPGAESSRFGRDLVFIPRWLYRRQGGRGSLALGLDGRESPATLEALREALERWKRLLDAPRSRTGLPAVLEREELPGPRQWEAMVNTALEALEAGAIEKVVLSRRLRLRLAQAPDPAEVLARLAESSPHATAFAARCQGAVFLGASPELLVARMGGQVRSEALAGSATEDDRLATTKNLAEHALTIAGIQRTLQTFCQACHVAPEPRVLSLRHVRHLKTPIEGRLRDPTTNALQLALALHPTPAVGGTPTTRAREMIHRLEGTSRGWYAGALGWIDARGDGAFRVALRCGRLEGSTAWLHAGAGIVPGSRPAAEFRETEIKFRPLLAALGALER; from the coding sequence ATGAACGCCGGGCACCCCCTCCCCGCCCGTGACACGAGCTGGGCGGCGCCGCTGGCGCAGGCCCTGGCCGCACCGCCCGCGGGCCCCGCCTGGTGGACCGTTTCCGCACCCGCCGTCGCCCCCGCGGCCCTCGGTGGCGCCTTCCCGGAGCACACGGGAGTGGTCTGGGCCCCGCCGAACGGCTCGGGCTGGGTCGCCTGCGACCTGCTGCGGGCCCTGCCCCGAACGGAAGACGACGGGGGCGCCTGGGCCGTGGGGGTCCAGCGTCGCCTGGCCGAGTTCACCGTCACCGGCGCGGGTCCCCTGGCCGTGGCGGTGCTGGCCTTCGATCCCCGGCACCCTCCCGGCGCCGAGAGTTCACGTTTCGGCCGTGACCTGGTCTTCATCCCCCGCTGGCTCTACCGCCGGCAGGGCGGTCGGGGCAGCCTGGCGCTGGGCCTCGACGGCCGTGAGAGCCCCGCCACGCTCGAAGCCCTGAGGGAGGCACTCGAGCGCTGGAAGCGCCTGCTGGACGCCCCCCGGTCACGGACCGGGCTGCCGGCCGTGCTCGAGCGGGAAGAACTTCCCGGCCCCCGGCAATGGGAGGCGATGGTGAACACGGCCCTCGAAGCCCTGGAAGCGGGAGCGATCGAAAAGGTGGTCCTGTCCCGCCGCCTGCGACTGCGCCTGGCCCAGGCTCCCGACCCGGCGGAAGTCCTCGCCCGCCTGGCCGAATCCTCGCCCCACGCGACGGCCTTCGCGGCCCGCTGCCAGGGCGCCGTCTTTCTCGGCGCCAGTCCCGAACTCCTGGTCGCCCGCATGGGCGGGCAGGTCCGCAGCGAGGCCCTGGCGGGCTCCGCGACGGAGGACGACCGGCTCGCGACCACCAAGAACCTGGCCGAGCACGCCCTGACCATCGCAGGCATCCAGCGCACGCTGCAGACCTTCTGCCAAGCGTGCCACGTCGCGCCCGAACCGCGGGTGCTCTCCCTGCGTCATGTCAGGCACCTGAAAACGCCCATCGAGGGGCGACTGCGCGACCCCACGACCAACGCGCTGCAGCTCGCCCTCGCCCTGCACCCCACGCCCGCCGTCGGCGGCACCCCCACCACCCGGGCGCGGGAGATGATCCACCGGCTCGAAGGCACGAGCCGGGGCTGGTACGCCGGAGCGTTGGGCTGGATCGACGCCCGGGGCGACGGCGCGTTCCGCGTCGCCCTGCGCTGCGGAAGGCTCGAGGGCTCCACCGCCTGGCTCCACGCCGGCGCGGGCATCGTGCCCGGCTCGCGGCCCGCTGCAGAGTTCCGGGAGACGGAGATCAAGTTCCGCCCCCTGCTGGCCGCCCTCGGGGCGCTGGAGCGATGA
- a CDS encoding ubiquinone/menaquinone biosynthesis methyltransferase, translating into MFDGIARRYDLLNRLTSFGLDLRWRRETVRALGTDLGEGPVLDLATGTGDLALAIARAHRRVKVIGLDPSRAMLERGRAKIHRAGLGRRIAMQRGAAENLPLASASMAAVTIAFGIRNVPRRHQALQEMKRVTRPGGRIAVLELTEPHRGPLAPLARLHVRHVVPLLGALLSGAREYSYLRDSIGAFPPPESFAGEMEAAGLRVLTLEPMTFGACCLFVATPGTGSHR; encoded by the coding sequence ATGTTCGACGGCATCGCCCGGCGTTACGATCTGCTCAATCGCCTGACATCCTTCGGCCTCGACCTGCGCTGGCGGCGCGAGACGGTGCGGGCGCTGGGAACCGACCTGGGCGAGGGCCCCGTGCTGGACCTGGCGACGGGCACCGGCGACCTGGCCCTGGCCATCGCGCGGGCCCATCGGCGGGTCAAGGTGATCGGCCTCGACCCCTCGCGGGCCATGCTCGAGCGGGGGCGCGCCAAGATCCACCGCGCCGGCCTGGGCCGACGCATCGCCATGCAGCGGGGCGCCGCCGAAAACCTTCCCCTGGCTTCCGCGTCGATGGCCGCGGTGACCATCGCCTTCGGCATCCGCAACGTGCCCCGGCGCCACCAGGCCCTGCAGGAAATGAAGCGGGTCACCCGCCCCGGGGGCCGGATCGCCGTGCTCGAGTTGACCGAGCCCCACCGCGGCCCCCTCGCCCCCCTCGCCCGCCTGCACGTGCGACACGTGGTGCCCCTGCTCGGCGCCCTGCTCTCCGGCGCCCGGGAGTACAGCTACCTGCGGGACTCCATCGGCGCCTTCCCGCCACCGGAGAGCTTCGCCGGCGAGATGGAAGCGGCGGGACTCCGGGTGCTGACCCTCGAGCCGATGACCTTCGGGGCCTGCTGCCTGTTCGTGGCCACTCCCGGGACGGGAAGCCACCGATGA
- the menB gene encoding 1,4-dihydroxy-2-naphthoyl-CoA synthase gives MTKRQWSIIEGYEDIRYEKSGGIARVTINRPQVRNAFRPLTVEEMLRAFSDARDDRKIGVVILTGEGDKAFCSGGDQSVRGDGGYVGSDGVPRLNVLDLQRLIRTLPKPVIAQVAGYAIGGGHVLHLICDLTIAADNARFGQTGPRVGSFDGGYGASYLARVVGQKKAREIWFLCRQYDAQQALAMGLVNTVVPLERLEEETLRWCDEILQNSPTALRLLKAGLNADCDGQAGLQQLAGDATLLFYLTEEAKEGKRAFLEKRRPDFDKFPRFP, from the coding sequence ATGACCAAGCGCCAGTGGTCCATCATCGAGGGCTACGAAGACATTCGTTACGAGAAGTCCGGCGGGATCGCCCGGGTGACGATCAATCGCCCCCAGGTGCGCAACGCCTTCCGGCCCCTGACCGTCGAGGAGATGCTCCGCGCCTTCAGCGACGCCCGGGACGACCGGAAGATCGGAGTGGTGATCCTCACCGGCGAAGGCGACAAGGCTTTCTGCTCCGGGGGCGACCAGTCCGTGCGGGGCGACGGCGGCTACGTGGGAAGCGACGGCGTCCCGCGGCTGAACGTACTCGACCTGCAGCGCCTGATCCGCACGCTGCCCAAGCCGGTGATCGCCCAGGTGGCCGGTTACGCCATCGGCGGCGGTCACGTCCTGCACCTGATCTGTGATCTGACCATCGCCGCCGACAACGCCCGTTTCGGCCAGACCGGCCCCCGCGTGGGCAGTTTCGACGGGGGGTACGGGGCGTCCTACCTGGCCCGGGTGGTGGGCCAGAAGAAGGCCCGCGAGATCTGGTTCCTCTGCCGCCAGTACGACGCGCAACAGGCTCTGGCCATGGGCCTGGTCAACACCGTCGTCCCCCTCGAACGACTCGAGGAGGAGACCCTGCGCTGGTGCGACGAGATCCTGCAAAACTCGCCCACCGCCCTGCGCCTGCTCAAGGCCGGACTCAACGCAGACTGCGACGGGCAGGCGGGCCTCCAGCAACTCGCCGGCGACGCCACCCTGCTGTTCTACCTCACCGAAGAAGCCAAGGAAGGCAAACGGGCCTTCCTCGAGAAACGGCGGCCCGATTTCGACAAGTTCCCACGCTTTCCCTGA
- a CDS encoding 1,4-dihydroxy-2-naphthoate polyprenyltransferase: protein MDPRPPLGRVGVWLLASRPRTLPAAATPVIVGSAVAGAMGGFRLGPALAALAGALLIQVGTNFANDLFDYQKGADTPDRQGPLRAVQAGWLSPSQVWGGIALSFGAATACGAYLAAVSGWPVIAIGLASLLAGLAYTGGPFPLAYNGLGDLFVLIFFGFVAVCGTVWVQALRLSPLAWVAGATVGVLATAILVVNNVRDVDDDRRAGKRTLPVLLGRGLGRVEYAGLLGLSYLLPALAFRTGIAPVGVLATALTLPLAFRLVRVVGRSSDPLRLNRALAATATLLLLHGLLFSGGLLATAAGP, encoded by the coding sequence ATGGATCCTCGACCGCCGCTGGGCCGTGTGGGCGTCTGGCTGCTGGCCAGCCGCCCACGCACGCTCCCCGCCGCCGCCACCCCGGTGATCGTGGGCAGCGCCGTGGCCGGGGCCATGGGAGGTTTCCGTCTCGGCCCCGCGCTGGCGGCGCTGGCGGGCGCCCTGCTGATCCAGGTCGGCACCAACTTCGCCAACGATCTCTTCGACTACCAGAAGGGCGCGGACACCCCCGACCGGCAGGGCCCCCTGCGCGCCGTACAGGCGGGATGGCTCAGCCCTTCCCAGGTCTGGGGCGGCATCGCCCTGAGCTTCGGCGCCGCCACCGCCTGCGGGGCCTACCTCGCCGCGGTCAGCGGCTGGCCGGTGATCGCCATCGGCCTGGCCTCCCTGCTCGCCGGACTGGCCTACACCGGCGGCCCCTTCCCCCTGGCCTACAACGGGCTGGGGGATCTCTTCGTGCTGATCTTCTTCGGCTTCGTGGCGGTCTGCGGCACGGTCTGGGTGCAGGCCCTGCGCCTGAGTCCCCTGGCCTGGGTGGCAGGGGCCACCGTGGGAGTCCTCGCCACCGCGATCCTGGTGGTCAACAACGTGCGGGACGTGGACGACGACCGTCGCGCCGGCAAGCGCACCCTGCCGGTACTGCTGGGCCGCGGCCTGGGGAGGGTCGAGTACGCCGGCCTGCTGGGTCTGAGCTACCTGCTGCCGGCGCTGGCCTTCCGCACCGGGATCGCCCCCGTCGGCGTGCTGGCCACGGCGCTGACCCTGCCCCTGGCCTTCCGCCTGGTGCGGGTGGTGGGGCGCTCTTCGGATCCGCTGCGGCTCAACCGGGCCCTGGCGGCCACCGCCACCCTGCTCCTGCTTCACGGCCTGCTTTTTTCGGGCGGCCTGCTGGCCACCGCCGCGGGACCATGA
- a CDS encoding enolase C-terminal domain-like protein, with protein sequence MMTIGGGRLVELTLEGSPWRSAAGRFTHRKVLLLELEDDRGEKGWGEACPLPGYSPDTLEQARKALEAWLAEMPRAVTLSAAPGLRLEGARTASLPTSARCAVEGALLDLAARRAHRPLHRWLATDAAEVVSCQGLVPLLAPDAALSRARRLWASGFRTLKVKGGEDFTREKALLQRLRRTFGEPLTLRLDVGGRWPPDRAPGRLEALAALGLDYVEEPVAPPGLLTLPDVPVPLAADESLQDPVLAAEILDAGVCAALVLKPPCVGGPLRALALAEAARRRGMRWALSHTLGSGVERALAVALALASGASCSGLAEHPFLPDGHRPPAWSGPELRSLGTPGLGLAGEGFR encoded by the coding sequence ATGATGACCATCGGCGGGGGCCGCCTGGTGGAGCTGACGCTCGAAGGCAGTCCATGGCGAAGCGCCGCGGGGCGGTTCACCCACAGGAAGGTCCTGCTGCTCGAATTGGAGGACGACCGCGGCGAGAAGGGCTGGGGCGAGGCCTGTCCGCTCCCCGGCTACTCTCCCGACACCCTCGAGCAAGCGCGAAAGGCGCTGGAGGCCTGGCTCGCGGAGATGCCGCGAGCCGTCACGCTCTCCGCCGCCCCGGGCCTCCGCCTCGAAGGCGCACGCACCGCAAGTCTCCCCACTTCCGCCCGCTGCGCGGTGGAGGGCGCCCTGCTGGATCTGGCCGCCCGGAGGGCGCACCGGCCGTTGCACCGCTGGCTGGCGACCGACGCCGCCGAGGTGGTGTCCTGCCAGGGGCTGGTCCCGCTGCTGGCCCCGGACGCGGCCCTGAGCCGGGCCCGGAGGCTCTGGGCCAGCGGCTTCCGCACCTTGAAGGTCAAGGGGGGAGAAGACTTCACCCGGGAGAAAGCCCTGCTGCAGCGCCTCCGCCGGACCTTCGGCGAGCCATTGACCCTGCGCCTGGACGTGGGCGGAAGATGGCCCCCCGATCGAGCGCCAGGGCGCCTCGAAGCCCTGGCGGCGCTCGGACTGGACTACGTCGAGGAGCCCGTGGCCCCTCCCGGCCTGCTCACCCTGCCCGACGTCCCCGTCCCCCTGGCCGCGGACGAAAGCCTGCAGGATCCGGTCCTCGCCGCGGAGATCCTCGACGCGGGGGTATGCGCGGCACTGGTGCTCAAACCCCCATGTGTCGGCGGTCCACTCCGGGCCCTGGCCCTGGCCGAAGCCGCCCGTCGACGGGGGATGCGCTGGGCCTTGAGCCACACCCTCGGCAGCGGTGTCGAACGGGCCCTGGCCGTGGCACTGGCGCTGGCCTCGGGGGCCTCGTGCAGCGGCCTGGCCGAGCATCCTTTCCTGCCCGACGGTCACCGTCCGCCGGCCTGGTCCGGTCCGGAGCTGCGCTCGCTGGGCACCCCGGGCCTCGGACTCGCCGGCGAGGGGTTTCGATGA
- the aroF gene encoding 3-deoxy-7-phosphoheptulonate synthase encodes MIVWLEKGADASYVQRVLADLGLWALRLDGPEGTVGFSVQPWSRKVPLETLRGIEGVASVAAPASSHRLVDAATLPVEVAGVRIGGSRPVLMAGPCSVETPGQIEQVAGRLAARGVTFLRGGAFKPRSSPYAFQGHGEQALAWLRRAADAHGLKVVTEALSEASVPAVAEVADLIQVGSRNMHNSALLQAIARRGKAVLLKRGMAATVEEWLQAGEYLLFHGASAVVFCERGIRSFDASTRNLLDLGAVALLRHVHQLPVVVDPSHALGRRDLMPPLARAALAAGAAGLLVEIHPSPGQALSDGPQALRLDDFDALVDSLETATPAIRTPPAPPAGRADRAGR; translated from the coding sequence ATGATCGTCTGGCTCGAGAAAGGTGCCGACGCCTCATACGTCCAGCGGGTGCTGGCGGACCTCGGACTCTGGGCGCTCCGCCTCGACGGCCCGGAAGGGACGGTGGGATTCTCGGTGCAACCCTGGTCCCGCAAGGTTCCCCTCGAGACCCTTCGGGGCATCGAGGGGGTCGCCTCGGTCGCCGCCCCCGCCTCGAGCCACAGGCTGGTGGACGCCGCCACCCTGCCCGTGGAGGTCGCCGGGGTGAGGATCGGCGGCTCCCGGCCGGTGCTGATGGCGGGCCCCTGCAGCGTGGAGACCCCCGGGCAGATCGAACAGGTCGCCGGTCGGCTGGCGGCCCGCGGGGTGACCTTCCTCCGCGGCGGCGCGTTCAAGCCCCGCTCCTCGCCCTACGCCTTCCAGGGTCACGGGGAGCAGGCCCTGGCCTGGCTCCGCCGGGCCGCCGACGCCCACGGCCTGAAAGTCGTGACCGAAGCCCTGAGCGAGGCCTCCGTTCCCGCCGTGGCGGAAGTCGCCGACCTGATCCAGGTCGGCTCGCGCAACATGCACAACAGCGCGCTGCTGCAGGCCATCGCCCGTCGCGGCAAGGCGGTGTTGCTCAAGCGCGGCATGGCCGCCACGGTGGAAGAATGGCTTCAAGCGGGGGAGTACCTGCTCTTCCACGGCGCGAGCGCGGTGGTCTTCTGTGAACGGGGCATCCGCTCCTTCGACGCCTCGACCCGCAACCTGCTCGACCTGGGCGCCGTCGCCCTGCTGCGCCACGTCCACCAGCTTCCCGTGGTGGTCGACCCTTCCCATGCCCTCGGCCGCCGCGACCTGATGCCCCCCCTGGCCCGGGCCGCCCTGGCCGCCGGCGCGGCGGGCCTGCTGGTCGAGATCCACCCCTCCCCCGGCCAGGCCCTGAGCGACGGCCCCCAGGCCCTGCGCCTGGACGATTTCGACGCCCTGGTCGACAGCCTCGAGACCGCCACCCCCGCGATCCGCACCCCACCGGCGCCCCCCGCCGGCCGGGCCGACCGCGCGGGCCGATGA
- a CDS encoding isocitrate/isopropylmalate family dehydrogenase: protein MAEFKEVKIPEGDRVRIQAGRVESGDRPIIGCLRGDGIGLDITPVMQTVVDAAVERAYGGRRSIAWCPLYAGLEGLQRYGSEFPEETVEAIRYLKVAIKGPFTTPIGEETHVCLHCAHQQYHAGTCDKCGKNDGVTERFRSINVRFRQHLDLFACVRPIRYFEGVPSPNKYADRVNFVIFRENTEDVYAGYDFERGSDMAEAIIALIKEKTGREIRSDSGIGVKPISVFGTERLVRKAIEWAIRQGLPSVTLVHKGNIMKFTEGSFCKWGYEVAEREFGDKLVSEKKLWDELDGKMPAGKVLIKDRIADSIFQQIQTRPDEYSVMALPNLNGDYLSDAAIALVGGLGLGPGANMSDDIALFEATHGTAPKYTGQDKVNPGSLILSAVMMLEHLGWKEAAELINDGMAQSIRQGVVTYDLARLMRREGREDVTEVSCSGFGKAIVERM, encoded by the coding sequence GTGGCTGAATTCAAGGAAGTGAAGATCCCCGAAGGTGACCGGGTCCGGATCCAGGCGGGCCGCGTCGAAAGCGGCGACCGCCCCATCATCGGCTGCCTCCGGGGCGACGGTATCGGCCTGGACATCACTCCGGTCATGCAGACGGTGGTCGACGCCGCCGTCGAGCGGGCCTACGGCGGCCGCCGGTCCATCGCCTGGTGCCCCCTCTACGCGGGCCTCGAGGGGCTGCAGCGCTATGGCAGCGAGTTCCCGGAGGAAACCGTCGAGGCGATCCGGTACCTGAAGGTGGCGATCAAGGGCCCCTTCACCACGCCCATCGGCGAGGAGACCCACGTCTGCCTGCACTGCGCCCACCAGCAGTACCACGCCGGAACCTGCGACAAGTGCGGCAAGAACGACGGCGTCACCGAACGTTTCCGCTCGATCAACGTCCGTTTCCGCCAGCACCTCGATCTCTTCGCCTGCGTCCGACCGATCCGCTACTTCGAAGGCGTGCCTTCGCCCAACAAGTACGCCGACCGGGTCAACTTCGTCATCTTCCGTGAGAACACGGAGGACGTCTACGCCGGCTACGATTTCGAGCGGGGCAGTGACATGGCCGAGGCCATCATCGCCCTGATCAAGGAAAAGACGGGACGGGAAATCCGCTCCGACTCGGGCATCGGCGTCAAGCCCATTTCCGTCTTCGGCACCGAACGCCTGGTGCGCAAGGCCATCGAGTGGGCGATCCGTCAGGGCCTGCCCTCGGTCACCCTGGTGCACAAGGGCAACATCATGAAGTTCACCGAGGGCAGCTTCTGCAAGTGGGGCTACGAAGTGGCCGAACGCGAATTCGGCGACAAGCTGGTCAGCGAGAAGAAGCTCTGGGACGAACTCGACGGCAAGATGCCCGCGGGCAAGGTGCTGATCAAGGACCGCATCGCCGACTCGATCTTCCAGCAGATCCAGACCCGACCCGACGAGTACAGCGTGATGGCCCTGCCCAACCTGAACGGCGACTACCTCTCCGACGCGGCGATCGCCCTGGTCGGCGGCCTGGGACTCGGTCCCGGCGCCAACATGTCCGACGACATCGCCCTCTTCGAGGCGACCCATGGCACGGCCCCCAAGTACACGGGACAGGACAAGGTCAATCCGGGCTCACTGATCCTCTCCGCGGTGATGATGCTCGAGCACCTGGGCTGGAAGGAAGCCGCCGAGCTGATCAACGACGGCATGGCCCAGTCGATCCGCCAGGGCGTGGTGACCTATGACCTGGCGCGGCTGATGCGGCGCGAAGGCCGCGAGGACGTGACCGAAGTCTCCTGCTCGGGCTTCGGCAAGGCGATCGTCGAACGGATGTAG